TGATCCTGATGACGGTTGGGGCTTTGTTGAAGCTTTTGTCAATCAAACCTTTtgatttttggtttattttgctTACCTTACTAGATGAATGGCAAATGTGGAATGTTAGGTCATGATGCATACTACTCTACTCTAGTACACGAAGCACCACATTCTTACACCATTAAAGAAAATTGTGGTCAAAGCTGTAGTTGAACTAGCATAGCTTTAGCTATTTAAGTACCTTCGACTGTAACTCGCCAGCTTGCAATTATCAGGAAGAGGTATTAGGAGGTTGCACTCACAAATTGACCAAAGGATTGGCACCTTATTTAATTTGCTTGATTTAGGCATGCATCCAAGTAATGTATAGGAATATCTTCTAGTGCAAATTAAGAGTATCTGCCATTTCACTGTGGCGTTCATGTGAATCATGACGAGCATGTACCTACACTTGCCATGCCAACAATGCCACGATTAGGTTGCTGTGAGCTGCCCATTTCCATTTCTGCTTTCTTGTTTGCTACGAACCTTAATCAAGTGAGCTAATCTTAGGTATTCTTTCCTAACAATGATTGGAAGCTTGTTAGGATAGAGTCCAGAACATGTACTGTTTAGGTCAAAGTCATGCCCGGTGCTACGAACGATGGTAATTTCCAAATCATCTTTTGTATCTTTTTGTAGGAGCAAAGTACTAGCCGAGCTTTTTCTTGACAGCCCTCATGTGGCTCATCGGAGCTGCTCTGTTGTTAATGTCGGGCACAATAAATGGACAGATTTAATGTTACTTATGGACAGAATTTTGGAgtttgcaagaaaaaaaaaatgtcaaagtcattattatttttctgcGAATAAGTCCTCTTCGTATCCAATGTTATCCATAAATTACCCCCCCAGAAAGGAAAACTGCATATGGatggatgttttttttttttttttaaagtatggATGGATGTTGCATTCGAGGCAACTACGATGGAGCTATTACTCTCCATGATCCATGATCAGGAGGATGGAAGTAGCGCCAGAGtcaattctccttcaggtcaaAGCTTCAATGAGTTCGTCCCAAGCAAATCCTGAAATCTATAATAGAAAATGTAaggtgttttatattttcttcagTTTATCAGATTTCGACGAATTTAAAGGCCATGTAGAAACATGTAAAGGTAGAGGAGGATTAGATTGATAGGAGAAATTACCAAATTATCTTAGGCAACGATGTTCGATGAGTATTTAGCCCCTGTGCTTTGACTTGGGCCGTTAAGGAATGGCCGAAGTTGGGGTAGGTTTTGGGTTTGAATTTCTGTTAAAACAGAAAGGTGAGGTTGATTGCAAAAACAAGACTGAAGTCGACTTCTTCCCATGCATGAGATATGCTCTTTGAGACTGGGAAATGCTCGGGTTCAAAAGGGCAATTTAGGCAAAAATTGGGCGTTCCCTCTCCTGCAAACTCTCCCCCAAATTTCTCAagttatattcatttccatctGGTCGAGGTTTGTCTCATGATACTTATTTGCAAATTGCAAGCATTGACTTAAAGATGTACTAACTGATCATAAAAAGGTGGTGAATGAGattctatattattattatttttttatgttagaGAATCTCTTCAAGGCAGGGCCATTCGGACTCACCCTTACAAAGTAAATCCCAGTCTCGTGCACAACACTCTTAGAAGTTTATCTACACAGAACTgattaaatcgctggctttttaCTATGCGGTATGGCCCCAAATGATTGTTTACACCTATGAAGTGTTGAACCTTATACCTTAAAGAGAGTGATATCCTAAGATCAAGActttcaccacttgggccaaccccttggacCTTAAAGGAAGATcccatattattatatatattgagaagttatttttctataaaatgatTCTAAGAGGCTAGTCTAATTGTAACATTAACTAGTCTACCTTTTAGAATATGGTGAAGATGTGGCATGAGTTTTTGTTGGGTTATtacataagaaaaattatactcatcatccTTACTCTAcacatttattttatgtttttcctTAGCAAGTATATGGTGTAGGGATGGTGTgtagaataactcaattagtttagtaggaataaaaaaaaaattaaaatatatgtggtGCGTAGATAGGCAGCTGAGTAGCAAAGctcattacataaattgatCTAACTtgatacaaatatatttttgaggGGTCTAATTTTCAGCTAGGTACATTTGAAAGCTTATTCTATGATCACACTGATACCATATCTAATTAGATGTACAATTCGCCACAAACTAAAAGTAATTGGGATTaggagtgtaaaaaaaaaaacctgaaatTGGTTGAACTCGACTGGATTGGTGGGTTTTGCTCAGTTTGTAACAGGTCCGATGTGGTGCCGCTTCTTAAGAACCAAAACTGGTCCTAAACCGGTGCAGTATCAATTTCATGTTTTGAAAATCGGTTTAAATCAAACTGGaccggtatatatatataatttttctttttatattatatattatatgctaaattgttaattgatataacatgaaattctaatgttattattcaagtctattaatcttataagataaaattaatataacatttgataagttagacactatttatactagtataattagaCACTAACTATACTATTTTAATCTTATTGTTCAAGTTTATTAATCTTATTAGTAAGTTATACACTACTTATACCATACTAGTATAATTAAACATTAATGAATTagtaattgttaataataaatactaaattcTAACCATTAAGTTTagtgttgaaaaaaattataatattaaacttaTATAGTGTCATACATGTAAACAGTAAACTGGACTAGATCGGACCAAAATCGAAAAAATCAAAAGTTTCAATTTTGGTGATGAATTGGTCCGTAtcggtttttaaattttcaaaataggTGTATACCGGTTTGGTTCTAAAATCTGTCCAAAATCAGACCGAGTTAACCGAACTGGTTACATCCACCCCGAATTGGGTTCTCTTTGTGCAGTGAGAttccaactctctctctctctctctctctctctctctctctctctctctctctctctctctctctctctctctcatttgttGAAAGGTTCTAACTCGCTCTTAATCACCCTGAATTTAGGCTCTTCACTTGCTAGGTCGATTCAGAACTCATCAAGTGGCCGTGATCAAACCCTTGGGCCTTTCAGGCTCTCAGCTGGTTGCTAAAGCCGATcgaatttataaaacttaagCCACTGATATTTAAGTCATAATGATCgatccaaaattttaaaaactcatCATAGATCTTGAAGATACGTACCCTTGATGTAGCTCAATGAAACaactagtaatatatataatctcaacACATCATTATTCGACCAATATTTATAATAGACGTCAACATGATACAAATGAGTTTAACATACTACTGATCATAAATTGAATTGAAGCTAGCTTGATTAAGCCAAGCTACAAAAAATGGATAACTGTTATCTATTATTTGGTGATGCAGATTGAAAGCCTCTTTTAGTGCGTATACTAGGACTAGTTCCACATTGTCATCCAACTAATTTCCAAGCCAAGAACTCAATCATGATAATAAATACGCAAGCTAGCTGTTTCATTGATGCTTTTCTTTTGGCTGACAAGGGAAGAAAGAGGCCGAGAAGAAAAGATTAATGTTATTGTTGAATTCTTCCTCATCTTTGCAATCCAGTGTCATGTTCAAAAGTGGGATGTTATCACCAATCCTCCCACCTGATCATCGATTATACATTTTCTCTGATTAAGTAGTCTTCTTGTCCAGTTTATCACAGTAGCGATGGTATCTACTAATGTTCAAGCACAATTAAATATGTTCAGCTTGAAATTGCAATTATCATGGAGGAAGTAACTGCATGGTGGTGATTATGGAAGCTTTGCATGCACGCACCAGTTCTATACTGAAATCAATTGTTTACGACCTGTTTTTACCTTGgtctgtatatatattttatatatatctagaTAAGTTCCTGAGCCATTTAGGGTTTATAGATGAACGATCATTAGGGTCTTAATCGAAAGATTTGATGATTTAGAATATCAATGAAGCCTTTTTAATTTCGTAGGgtatcatgatatatatatatatatagagagagagagagagagagagagagagagagagagagagagagagagatcaaaagCGTTAGCTAGCCTACTTTATAGACCATATCCACCTAGTAAACATTGACTAATCTAAGACTTATATCCATGCAACTCTATCACATGAGGTGATTTAATAGcaaattaatataagatatcACAATCCTCACTAAAATCTGTGGTGTTCTAGCTTGTGcagatttatatataattaataggtTAGCTCCGATGCTAGGCTATTTGTTATGACCCTAGGAATACACAAGTCACATCACATTATATATCAACAAATCATTTGCATAAACCAGCTTCACTAAGTAAACAACTATTTCATGTTATGATCATACAGGgtacctagctagctaattcTTGCAATTTGCAACAAACttgcatttttcttaaaaatggcTGCACTCATATATATGACAACCCATGAGCCATTTGCCCCCCTCCCTGGAAAATGAGTGCAATATATAATTGCAATGCAACACCGATTTGTCATAGTTTAATGAGATTCACTGTTGCCGAAGTGCCAATTTGCACTCGATAATTAGCCATCTGTGTGAGCAGGTTATGAAGTTCGATACCGCAAATCCATGGTCGGAGTCCATGGTAGCAACGCTTATCCGAAATCATTCAATCAAGGAAATCTTTGAATAGTACTGCCTTATTGTAGCTTGTCCCAATATCTTTGAGGTTTTCGAAATTATTCTATCAAGAAAACCATTAGATTGTACTGCATTGGAATAATTAGTCCTAAATTTCGAACTTTTCAAAATTGTCCTAGTTGAACACACCATGAAACAATCCTAGCTGCCTTGGTTTAAATGGCGGGACACTAGTACACCATAAAACAAGACTGACTTTGTGCATATATAGAGTTAGTCCAAAAGTATATATTGAAGTTTCTGGAGTTATTCTATCAAGAAAAGCATCACAtgatgcatgctgcagtactgATATAGTTGGTTTCGAGGTTTTTAGCTTTTGTATAACATATACTATCAAATATGCACTCTCCCTTTAATCTTTCATGCTCATTTTTGAGACAAGTTCTCTCTATATTGGGAAACATAAGTAGTGGGAGGTCCTTCCATACCTTTCGTACCAAACATAATTAGTGGAGGTTTTCAAACCTATTGAATTAAGCGCGTCTTTGAGTTAGTCttttgaaaatgagagagaaaagagagggaaaagaatATAGCAGGTGATAGTTGAGAAGTGGTCCCAAGAGCATGTACATAGAAACCCTAGGCTGCATGCATGTCGAAACCTTAActcttacaaaatttaaatcttattagTAGCACTTTACAGCCAACTTTTTATGGGAAAATTACCCTAATCCATTTTCTGAGAGTAAAATATAAGCATGCCAGAGAAACTGGATGTTCACGACAAATCATGTTTATGTAAAGCCACGTGATTGTGGTCCCTGGTTCTAGGGTTACCAAAATCCTAAacctagtatatattatatatatatatatacatgtaggcAATGATCTTTAGCCTACTTTGACTAAGAGAGTAGTACTGGTATTTGAGTAATATATTAATTACctgatgatattatatatttgctGTAAACATGAAATGTTTACAGCTTTGAGGTTAAAGATCATGCTGATCATCAGAATTACTAATATTGTGATTAGATGTTTGAATATCATGATCATCAGCTGAAAACTTcacttttcattctcttttcccttctgAAATTGGTCGATCTTGAAGAatgctcacacacacacacacaaacatatatGACGGGAATGAAGAAGTAATTGCACGTATGTACAGAGAGTTTAATTTTGGTTCTTGACCTATTTTGTGATCTGCATGCACTAGATAACTGCAGATCAGCGCTTGGATTGCCAGAATCTTCATTAATGAAGATCATCAGAGTACTATTGCTTTCGATGTTCTGGCCAGAAATATatagaattacaaaatatatagaatGACAAGAAAAGGGAGAGCGGCCAATTATTGTACAGTACACggacattatattatatatgattattaatttCACGGACACTACGGCCTAAATTTATTGATCTTTGTCGATCATTCTGCAGGATTATTGCTCAAAGTTACGTACGGAAATTcgaagttaaaaatttaatcgaCCTGCAGTACTGCAAGTAcgtaatatgatataaaaatttcaagtaCTCTTATACGCAGTACTGTATACAGCGCCTTTGTTGCCAAATATATGTAGTGTAAGTACATAAAATGTCATTTACCATACTGTTCTTCCTAGTCTAATGATCGGCCTTAAGTactgatctaaatatatataaaaacgtTTCGAGAATTAGTTCCCCATCGATCAAATTAATAATGTAAGTTATAAAATTCCTCTTTAATTTTATGCTATGAACTTACTAATAATTAAGCCAAGTTTTTGTCTCTACTACTCCGAATTATAAGCCGGTGTGATCCTTTAGAAATTGCCTTCATATACTGTATGCCCTGTAAACTATGCTAGCTCCAGCACATGATATGCATTCAATGACTCACAATAACAAAAAGATGtgtacatgtgtgtgtgtgtgtgtgtgtgtgtgtgtgtgtgtgtgtatatgtatgcATTCAAAATCAAGAACTGGTTAGAACTATATGCACTCAGAAAATTAGGAGCTGCATGTCATGCATGTATACTCCGCAATAAGCAAACTAgcagaactatatatatatttatgtatgtatgtatatgcatatatatagatattgatTATGACCTTCTGCAGATGTTCTAATTAAATTACCATCTTAACATTAAGATCTGCCATATATGAACTGAAAAGTGCAAGAAAAACTACATATATTATTGTTGACCACCTTCTACAGAAGTTCCCATCctttaccaaaacaaaaaagggaCGAAATATGGAAGAGCAAACATTTAAGTGGCAGCAGAAAGATCGATGCAAATTTACCTCAGACTAGCCAAGTATGAATATATATGAAGAATGTATTGGAGAAAGATACAAATCTCACACATTTTGATCACATCCACATGGCTTCAACCTCTGCCTCCAGTACTGATATATCACATTCATCACCATCATAGAGCAGTAGAAACATTAGTTCAAGAAGCTTCTGCTTGAGAGGGTTCACCCTTCTCAATAGCTCTAAACTGATCTAATGGAGCAGGACCTTCAGTTTGCTTCCCAAGTTGGTCATTTCTATAATTTGATTCTTCAAGCTTGCCTTGAGAactgttttttttgttttggttagCTTTCAGCCTTTCAGCCTCCCTATATTTATACAAGTACCGTACAATGGCCTCGGCGTAGTTATCAAACCCTAGAGTACTCAGAGCCCAACATATGTCATCCCCATTGACAGTCTTGCGATTCTCCTTGTGACACTTGTCAGATGCCTCAGCGGTAACAAAACTTATGAATTCTGTTGCACATTCTTGCATAGTTTGTTTGCCCTCCTTGGAAATCTTGACTGTTGCGGGAAGGATCTGCTTCATGATCCGACCCACGTTTGCAATTGGCAGCAACCTCTCTTGCTCATCAACCATTTCTGGACGATGTTGCTCTTTGACGGCCGGCATACAGCTCAATTTATATACATAGATGTTAATATGCAtccatatattatatctatatgtGCACAAAGCATGGTACTTTAAGATGCTAGATGTTAagatagtaatttttttttttaataaaaatagagctAATTCCATTCTTTATCCCCAAACTACCTATTTACAATGTGtaataatatcttaaaatatgaaaagtacTTGTGATCATGTCCATCCTAAACAATTAGTAGGTACTTCCACTAATACTGCATGAGTATCAAGATTATGCCagagagtatttttttttttttttttgtcttaaatattttagaacTTAACTAAGGGTAAACGTTGAAATCGATCTCTTGATAATCTAGAATATGCAcaacattacaactttttatagTTTAGGATATTGTACATTCCAAAATGTGTGGTAGTTTGGGGTTCGAATTAATATGGTTAATTtctcagaatttttcttttttaaagttttaagaACTCTACCTCATATATATCGATCAGTGTCATAAAAAGATTTAAGAACTATACGTAGTACTAGATGTTGAATGTCATGATCAGGAGTGTTGCAGAGTACTGCCAATACGACTGATGTAAATG
This genomic window from Carya illinoinensis cultivar Pawnee chromosome 7, C.illinoinensisPawnee_v1, whole genome shotgun sequence contains:
- the LOC122317319 gene encoding nuclear transcription factor Y subunit B-4-like; the encoded protein is MVDEQERLLPIANVGRIMKQILPATVKISKEGKQTMQECATEFISFVTAEASDKCHKENRKTVNGDDICWALSTLGFDNYAEAIVRYLYKYREAERLKANQNKKNSSQGKLEESNYRNDQLGKQTEGPAPLDQFRAIEKGEPSQAEAS